From the genome of Azospirillaceae bacterium, one region includes:
- a CDS encoding TspO/MBR family protein produces the protein GWSVLFFGLRQPASALAAIVFLLVLILATMAAFHRNRPVAAWLMLPYLAWVAFALVLNAAIVWMN, from the coding sequence GGCTGGTCGGTGCTGTTCTTCGGCCTGCGTCAGCCGGCCTCGGCATTGGCCGCGATCGTGTTTCTTCTGGTGCTGATCCTTGCGACGATGGCCGCGTTCCACCGCAACCGGCCGGTTGCGGCGTGGCTTATGCTCCCATACCTGGCGTGGGTGGCCTTTGCCCTGGTCCTGAACGCCGCGATCGTCTGGATGAACTGA